A single window of Colletotrichum higginsianum IMI 349063 chromosome 8, whole genome shotgun sequence DNA harbors:
- a CDS encoding Ankyrin repeat protein, with protein MTTYNLKDDRPFRENDKYGLEVPEIVDFYCPDHPLMQQLCDACARGQLDEFKRLVEEWKAKGPPPGPEHYPLGTLEPILFFAVRQHQHQIVAYLLDEGLKRSELVMVHVHEFRCRPPMLQVMLDRGWDINYTDSPADPPRLAFVLDDKELVEWYLAHGADPNAEAKYGWTPWLRAIVWAPLDIIKTMHAAGGRMDLAVPFVCFGRNYRSDKSPERLDVLRYLLDNGADINSRLFAHNHYNRGAYFDPGSALNLALGDGQDEIAEELLDRGARTDIPAGEMMGHVTALERARGKDVSPHLLAKVEECRRREVAEAAKGTPAEDAD; from the exons ATGACGACGTACAATCTCAAAGACGACAGGCCGTTTCGCGAGAACGACAAGTACGGCTTGGAAGTACCGGAGATTGTAGATTTCTATTGCCCAGACCACCCGTTGATGCAGCAGCTATGCGACGCCTGTGCCCGCGGCCAGCTTGACGAGTTCAAAAGACTAGTTGAAGAGTGGAAGGCGAAGGGCCCACCTCCCGGCCCAGAACACTACCCCTTAGGTACCCTGGAGCCTATACTCTTCTTCGCAGTCCGACAACACCAGCATCAGATCGTGGCCTAtctgctcgacgagggctTGAAGCGCAGTGAGCTGGTGATGGTCCACGTGCACGAGTTTCGGTGCCGCCCGCCCATGTTGCAGGTCATGCTCGATCGCGGCTGGGATATCAACTACACAGACAGTCCGGCCGACCCGCCACGTCTAGC ATTTGTGCTGGACGACAAGGAACTTGTCGAGTGGTATCTGGCTCATGGCGCCGATCCCAACGCTGAGGCCAAGTATGGCTGGACTCCCTGGCTGCGCGCCATAGTGTGGGCGCCGCTCGATATAATCAAAACAATGCacgcggccggcggccggaTGGATCTGGCCGTGCCATTCGTGTGCTTCGGCCGCAACTATCGCTCCGACAAGTCCCCGGAGCGTCTGGACGTGCTGCGGTACCTGCTCGACAACGGCGCAGACATCAACTCTCGCTTGTTCGCGCACAACCACTATAACCGGGGTGCCTACTTCGACCCGGGTTCCGCCCTCAACCTGGCTCTGGGGGACGGCCAGgacgagatcgccgaggagctgcttgACCGCGGCGCCCGCACCGACATTCCGGCGGGAGAAATGATGGGACATGTCACGGCTTTGGAAAGGGCGAGGGGAAAAGACGTTTCGCCGCACCTTTTGGCCAAAGTTGAGGAGTGTAGACGGCGGGAAGTCGCAGAGGCGGCAAAAGGAACACCGGCGGAAGATGCAGACTGA
- a CDS encoding ComD protein codes for MDQILEDSVVVWSRELDNRLGTGDDFHLEDFYVEPVSDSRYGSQVEILSSFTELHDGSVRKQDPEKREIQLATLDLQYGWRLWLNVGCLETTIIATSLVSIASDLGGFNKSNWVVTSYLLTYTGFLIIFARISDLFGRKGTVLVSLTVFTLFSLACGVSQTMEQLIVFRAFQGMGGAGLYSMAVSVITEITPLKYIGISSGLMGSIFAMSSLLGPNLGGAITQHSTWRWVFYLK; via the exons ATGGACCAAATCCTAGAAgacagcgtcgtcgtctggaGCAGAGAGCTAGACAACCGCTTAGGCACAGGCGACGATTTCCACCTCGAAGACTTCTACGTCGAACCCGTCTCCGACTCCCGCTATGGATCGCAGGTGGAGATCCTCTCTTCGTTCACGGAGCTGCACGACGGCTCCGTCCGGAAGCAGGACCCCGAAAAGAGAGAGATTCAACTGGCTACTCTGGATCTCCAGTATGGGTGGCGTCTTTGGCTCAACGTTGGATG CCTCGAGACAACAATCATAGCTACGTCTTTAGTGTCTATAGCGTCGGATCTGGGGGGCTTCAACAAATCGAACTGGGTGGTCACGTCGTATCTTTTAACATATACAG GGTTTCTGATCATCTTCGCCAGGATCAGTGACTTGTTCGGCCGCAAGGGCACAGTTCTCGTATCTTTAACAGTATtcaccctcttctccttggcctgtGGCGTGTCCCAGACCATGGAACAGCT GATCGTTTTCCGAGCATTCCAGGGCATGGGGGGCGCTGGGCTGTACAGCATGGCCGTATCCGTCATCACCGAAATCACGCCTCTGAAGTACATCGGCATTTCCTCTGGGTTGATGGGCTCAATCTTCGCCATGTCGAGCCTGCTGGGCCCCAATCTTGGCGGCGCCATCACGCAGCATAGCACCTGGCGTTGGGTCTTCTATCTCAAGTAG
- a CDS encoding Integral membrane protein gives MNPFDPRCHDFNVFLNLTYWNVACNIFTDVCLGALPVPIIWNLKMKFRVRLYVIGILNLGYFSIVMGILKAVFMLTTGGDPDNIFNYWVHFWQNLQLNVGIIAACASFLKPLFGRLLKINSSAAYYPSDPHYNRSGQTPLGAGGSRGNAYAAGRRASIPLDRSLHDEFEMHTKHDLGGGEPRTKGSQTPLEGRSSAEATYGYALSSDANSEEVILQQKGVHGIVCKRDFSVKYSSK, from the exons ATGAATCCGTTCGACCCCAGGTGCCATGACTTCAACGTCTTTCTCAACCTCACTTATTGGAATGTTG CCTGCAACATCTTCACCGATGTGTGCCTTGGAGCTTTGCCAGTTCCCATTATCTGGAACCTCAAGATGAAGTTTCGAGTTCGTCTCTACGTCATTGGCATCCTGAACTTAGGATACTT TTCGATCGTCATGGGGATCCTCAAAGCCGTCTTCATGCTCACGACGGGCGGCGACCCGGACAACATCTTTAACTACTGGGTTCACTTCTGGCAAAA CCTCCAACTCAACGTGGGCATCATCGCGGCATGCGCATCGTTTCTCAAGCCGCTGTTTGGGCGCCTCCTGAAGATCAACAGCTCTGCCGCCTACTACCCCAGCGACCCCCACTACAACCGGAGCGGCCAGACGcctctcggcgccggcggttCGCGCGGCAACGCCTAtgcggcgggcaggagggCGAGCATCCCGCTGGATCGCAGTCTGCACGACGAGTTCGAGATGCACACTAAGCACGACCTTGGGGGCGGTGAGCCTCGGACAAAGGGCTCTCAGACGCCCTTGGAGGGGCGGTCGTCAGCCGAGGCTACGTATGGGTACGCGCTGTCTTCGGATGCGAACAGCGAGGAGGTCATTCTCCAGCAGAAGGGAGTACATGGGATCGTATGCAAGAGGGACTTTAGCGTCAAATACAGTAGCAAGTGA
- a CDS encoding Cytochrome p450, which produces MLVTTHLFSFSTFGVAALLGCLYALALVVYRLYLSPLRNFPGPKLAAATLWYELYYDVVRGGQYSFHIAKLHEAYGPVVRINPHEIHVQTPAFYDVLYSGARHRRNKWRWASGAFGVDLSTFGSELHEAHRMRRSAIAPFFSKARVRRLEPMVRERADAVVGRLRGFAATGDVMRLDHALTAYATDIITNYAFGLCHDRVNAPDFDAGFHSACLSGCQQVFLSRQFPFLMDIVKMIPGSWILKWSPAINSYFSMQRDIGRLITKICRQDRSEWPELEHPTFFHELLDSKLPESEKSIARLAQEGGSLLGAGTVTTSWTITTGVFYLLREPDVLRALKSELAAAFPAEAAITDQKNLTGILEGLPYLSAVAQEMVRMGHGLVSRAARVAPDEDLAVPGTGFVIPRNTPISMTHLLLNRDPGLYDSPDRFQPERWIGDSGQAPFPPRQFGFGAGARACSGRDLAMAEILIIIATLFRTYGTREVRFEDDIGFLELWETDETDVECSVDAMVARPKTDSKGVRCKVHHW; this is translated from the exons ATGCTGGTTACCACTCATCTGTTTTCCTTTTCCACGTTCGGGGTTGCGGCCCTCTTGGGCTGTCTGTACGcactcgccctcgtcgtgTATCGCCTCTACCTGAGTCCGCTCAGGAACTTCCCAGGTCCGAAACTCGCAGCCGCAACTCTTTG GTACGAGCTCTACtacgacgtcgtccggggCGGCCAGTACAGCTTCCACATCGCCAAGCTGCACGAGGCGTacggccccgtcgtccgcATCAACCCGCACGAGATCCACGTCCAGACGCCCGCCTTCTACGACGTCCTCTACAGCGGCGCGCGCCACCGCCGCAACAAGTGGCGCTGGGCCAGCGGCgccttcggcgtcgacctgtCGACTTTCGGCTCCGAGCTGCACGAGGCCCACCGCATGCGCCGCTCCGCCATcgcccccttcttctcgaaaGCCCGCGTCCGGAGGCTGGAGCCCATGGTCCGCGAGAGGGCCGACGCCGTGGTCGGGAGGCTCAGGGGGTTCGCGGCGACGGGCGACGTGATGAGGTTGGACCATGCGTTGACGGCCTACGCCACTG ACATCATCACAAACTACGCCTTCGGACTCTGCCACGACCGAGTCAACGCGCCGGACTTCGACGCGGGCTTCCACTCGGCCTGTCTGAGCGGATGCCAGCAGGTGTTCCTGTCTCGGCAGTTCCCCTTCCTCATGGACATCGTCAAGATGATCCCCGGTTCGTGGATCCTGAAGTGGAGCCCGGCCATCAACTCGTACTTCTCCATGCAGAGG GACATCGGCAGGCTCATCACCAAGATCTGCCGCCAGGACCGCAGCGAGTGGCCCGAACTGGAGCACCCGACCTTCTTCcacgagctcctcgacagCAAGCTGCCCGAGAGCGAAAAGTCCatcgcccgcctcgcccaaGAGGGCGGctccctcctcggcgccggcaccgtcacgACGTCCTGGACCATCACGACCGGCGTTTTCTACCTCCTGCGCGAGCCCGACGTCCTCCGCGCCCTCAAATccgagctggccgccgccttccCCGCAGAAGCCGCCATCACCGACCAGAAGAACCTCACCGGcatcctcgagggcctcccGTACTTGTCCGCTGTCGCCCAGGAAATGGTGCGGATGGGCCACGGCCTCGTGTCGCGCGCCGCGAGGGTCGCCcccgacgaggacctcgcgGTCCCCGGCACTGGGTTCGTCATTCCCCGGAACACCCCGATATCCATGACGCACTTGCTGCTGAACCGCGACCCGGGCCTGTACGACTCGCCGGATCGGTTCCAACCGGAGCGCTGGATCGGGGACTCCGGACAGGCGCCCTTCCCCCCGAGGCagttcggcttcggcgccggcgcccgggCCTGTTCGGGGCGCGACctggccatggccgagattctcatcatcatcgcgaCGCTCTTCCGCACGTACGGGACGAGGGAGGTCCGTTTCGAGGACGACATTGGGTTCCTGGAGCTGTgggagacggacgagaccGATGTTGAGTGCTCGGTGGACGCCATGGTCGCCCGGCCGAAGACCGACTCAAAGGGTGTCCGCTGCAAAGTGCACCATTGGTAA
- a CDS encoding C6 zinc finger domain protein — translation METVLRNACDACHKLKTKCPSEGAGACANCRRKGQICKYSPRSEMGRPRATAPEKSPAQKQQSGKRSASVQDASPRKRRQSSADSASGIPKAAPASPERGRLQQIDDVGTELMGQPVVGNGTTEPLGMSDYLSTLETSLCSFPFQSDSFIPDDSAFDISWPTAAPPPYSSHSPVPLAAIHDPAGQMAPINLFFEDSSDTSSSGNLSFQPDAEFGVATMNGMHGIGLAQEKQQGVVGSRESTPDDGSDALIEAYPQLASVLFGLHTYYDKCKATPDLPALMGSLEEVFPLVSSLCDILRGPQLNHLLNNRSNLTSPCFLLAGSVISTVVETYHLRMGPFEPSGAERDRTAELGTQYRLQLQTDATIMEFHLSELRPILNKIHVGFRESQTIELMDAMRRTLREFLENWRARNGGSAS, via the exons ATGGAGACTGTCCTCAGAAACGCGTGCGACGCTTGTCATAAGCTCAAGACCAAGTGCCCCTCAGAGGGTGCCGGCGCCTGCGCCAACTGCCGCCGAAAGGGTCAGATTTGCAAATATTCACC GAGAAGCGAGATGGGAAGGCCTCGCGCAACGGCGCCCGAGAAATCGCCGGCGCAGAAGCAGCAATCGGGCAAGCGCTCCGCGTCCGTGCAGGACGCATCCCCGCGCAAAAGGCGGCAATCATCGGCGGACTCGGCGTCCGGCATTCCGAAagccgcgccggcgtcgccggagCGGGGCCGGTTGCAACAAATCGACGATGTCGGGACCGAACTAATGGGCCAGCCTGtcgtcggcaacggcacCACCGAGCCGTTGGGGATGAGCGACTACCTCTCGACCCTGGAGACGAGCCTGTGTTCATTCCCCTTCCAGTCGGATTCCTTCAT ACCAGACGACTCCGCATTCGACATCTCGTGGCCGACTGCGGCACCACCGCCGTATTCCAGCCACAGCCCGGTGCCACTAGCCGCCATCCATGACCCTGCCGGACAAATGGCGCCCATAAACCTCTTCTTCGAGGACTCGAGCGACACCTCGAGCTCCGGCAACTTGTCATTCCAGCCCGATGCAGAGTTCGGCGTCGCCACGATGAACGGCATGCACGGTATCGGCCTAGCAcaggagaagcagcagggGGTCGTCGGCAGCCGAGAATCGACCCCGGACGACGGGTCCGACGCCCTCATCGAGGCGTACCCGCAGCTGGCCAGCGTGCTCTTCGGACTGCACACCTACTACGACAAATGCAAGGCCACACCGGACCTCCCCGCGTTGATGGGCTCCCTGGAGGAGGTGTTCCCGCTGGTGTCGTCCCTGTGCGACATCCTCAGGGGCCCCCAGCTCAACCATCTCCTCAACAACAGGAGCAACCTGACCTCCCCCTGCTttctcctcgccggctcCGTCATATCGACTGTGGTCGAGACGTACCACCTCAGGATGGGGCCCTTTGAGCCCTCGGGGGCGGAGCGGGATCGCACCGCGGAGCTCGGCACGCAGTACCGGTTGCAGCTCCAGACGGACGCCACCATCATGGAGTTTCACCTCTCGGAGCTCCGCCCCATCCTGAACAAGATCCATGTGGGGTTCCGCGAGTCGCAGACGATCGAGCTAATGGATGCGATGCGGCGCACACTGAGGGAGTTTCTCGAGAACTGGCGGGCGCGGAATGGAGGATCAGCATCGTAA
- a CDS encoding Drug resistance transporter EmrB/QacA subfamily, translating to MVIFFFPRNARPLQVTRTTFASMDYLGMLLYLTASIMIVFALEEGGLFYPWDGPVVIASFVISGIGFVSFLGWEWVLSKKPWVKNSTLPLFPMHLVRQRIISFSFLTALLAGFPFLVTIVFLPQRFQLINGLSPVEAGVRMLPLLLVSATGAALGGIFSKKYNVSCHVLSASLGLQVLGLGLMTTLPTASRELPPAQYAFQVLLGLGFGLSLSCLVIVAQMEVRNDDDVGITISAITQIRVLGGVIGVAAAQAILNAEINNSLGGVLPPEKLKALQQSATAISSFTSEEAAITIQSYGRGFQLQYKIMIGLSAAALLASLGCLQKKAESFEEVVNRRIRGQGVALD from the exons ATGGTtatctttttctttccccgaAACGCGCGCCCTCTTCAGGTAACACGGACTACGTTCGCTTCAATGGACTACTTGGGAATGTTGCTCTACTTGACAGCGTCCATCATGATTGTGTTCGCTCTTGAGGAAGGCGGCCTCTTTTACCCATGGGACGGGCCCGTTGTCATCGCCAGCTTCGTCATCAGCGGTATCGGGTTTGTTAGCTTCCTCGGGTGGGAATGGGTCCTCTCAAAGAAGCCTTGGGTGAAGAACTCGACCCTGCCCCTCTTCCCGATGCACCTGGTCCGACAGCGCATCATCAGCTTCTCTTTCCT AACGGCACTTTTGGCGGGCTTCCCATTTCTCGTCACCATCGTCTTTCTTCCCCAGCGTTTTCAGCTCATCAACGGCCTCTcgcccgtcgaggccggcgtccgcATGCTgccgctcctcctcgtctcggcTACGGGAGCTGCGTTGGGCGGAATCTTCTCAAAGAAGTACAACGTCAGCTGCCATGTTCTGTCCGCCTCTCTGGGCCTCCAAGTGCTTGGGCTGGGCCTGATGACGACCCTGCCCACGGCCTCGCGAGAACTGCCCCCAGCTCAGTATGCGTTTCAGGTTCTTTTGGGTCTCGGGTTCGGTCTTTCGCTGAGCTGTCTTGTCATTGTGGCACAGATGGAGGTCAGGAACGACGATGACGTGG GCATAACTATCAGCGCAATCACTCAGATCAGAGTGCTTGGTGGCGTCATTGGAGTGGCGGCAGCTCAGGCCATTTTAAACGCGGAGATAAACAACTCCCTCGGCGGTGTGCTGCcgcccgagaagctcaaggctTTGCAGCAATCGGCGACGGCCATTTCTTCCTTCACATCAGAAGAGGCCGCCATAACCATTCAGAGCTACGGACGTGGGTTTCAGTTGCAGTATAAGATAATGATAGGACTCTCCGCGGCAGCGTTGTTGGCTAGCCTTGGCTGCCTGCAGAAGAAGGCAGAAAGCTTTGAAGAGGTTGTGAACAGGAGGATCAGGGGACAAGGCGTTGCATTAGACTAG
- a CDS encoding Duf341 domain-containing protein, protein MRFLCLHGMGTNSNVYEAQLAPIIAQLDPGHEFVFVDGLVDCEPADKVDAIFPGPFSCYYDKPVLSQLQDAYDVIYEVLREEGPFDGVFGFSQGGALAASLILHHQATNPYAPDLFKLAVFTCASLPFDPESHRRVNKYHATVCPETGAVRVRDWAADERVEALQINGFLRDAEPGDVILRRFHPARETARIAVPTVHIMGARDPFCPQSRLLAELCAGPAEIVAHQQGHQLPRDWGFARKAASSIENCIHRALSRC, encoded by the coding sequence ATGAGATTCCTTTGCCTCCACGGTATGGGCACCAACTCGAACGTCTACGAGGCCCAGCTCGCGcccatcatcgcccagctcgaccCGGGCCACGAattcgtcttcgtcgacggcctcgtcgactgCGAGCCcgccgacaaggtcgacGCCATCTTCCCGGGCCCCTTCTCCTGCTACTACGACAAGCCCGTGCTCTCGCAGCTGCAGGACGCCTACGACGTCATCTACGAGGTCCTCCGCGAAGAGGGGCCCTTTGACGGCGTCTTCGGCTTCTCCCagggcggcgccctcgccgcctccctcaTCCTGCACCACCAGGCGACGAACCCCTACGCCCCGGACCTCTTCAAgctcgccgtcttcacctGCGCCAGCCTGCCCTTCGACCCGGAGTCGCACCGGCGCGTCAACAAGTACCACGCCACCGTCTGCCCCGAGACGGGTGCTGTCCGCGTCCGCGACTGGGCAGCCGACGAGCGCGTCGAGGCGCTCCAGATCAACGGGTTTCTCAGGGACGCCGAGCCCGGAGACGTCATCCTCCGGCGCTTCCATCCGGCGcgggagacggcgaggatcGCGGTGCCCACGGTGCACATCATGGGCGCGCGGGACCCCTTCTGCCCGCAGAGCAGGCTGCTGGCCGAGCTCTGCGCCGGGCCCGCGGAGATCGTGGCGCACCAGCAGGGACACCAGCTCCCGCGCGACTGGGGCTTCGCGAGAaaggcggcctcgtccatcGAGAACTGTATCCATAGGGCGCTATCAAGGTGTTAG
- a CDS encoding NmrA-like family protein, whose product MSFNRIAVYGHRGRFSGQIVAALIESGAPITVLHRPSSDTSGLPASVRKIEVDVFNADALVKALRDIDIVLSLVGDEGVGREHGFVKAIPRTNVKLFVPSDLGLRYGEEGLKVPIIKKKEELQEAVRQAGIPMTVVLIANFAEFTLNCLAMGVDIRGNRLVYTGNAAKEKAAMCTGDYVAAAYVSIFASSPISTISHRAIGLCELAPTGEDIATVLKKKHVTGPEVITYSLEKANAELDICYKSESPLGMAWYNRKIWGTGQLVTMLGSDIWELPGYQKVTLEELVLEEKIKPYRDLPDWVQQYLADNMF is encoded by the exons ATGTCTTTCAACCGTATTGCTGTCTATGGCCATCGTGGGCGTTTCAGTGGTCAGATTGTTGCTGCTCTCATCGAATCCGGTGCCCCCATCACAGTCTTGCATCGTCCGAGCTCAGACACGTCCGGGCTACCCGCCAGTGTTCGAAAGATCGAAGTGGACGTTTTCAACGCGGATGCGCTCGTGAAGGCACTGCGGGACATTGACATCGTGCT CTCCCTCGTTGGGGACGAGGGCGTTGGCAGGGAACATGGCTTTGTGAAAGCCATCCCGAGAACCAACGTCAAGCTCTTCGTGCCGTCTGATCTTGGTCTTCGCTACGGCGAAGAGGGGCTGAAAGTTCCCATTAtcaagaagaaagaagagcTCCAGGAGGCCGTCAGACAGGCAGGTATTCCAATGACGGTTGTGCTGATCGCAAATTTTGCTGAATTCACCCTCAACTGCCT AGCGATGGGGGTCGATATCAGAGGCAACAGACTTGTATACACTGGCAACGCGGCGAAGGAAAAGGCCGCCATGTG CACGGGGGACTACGTCGCTGCTGCATACGTTTCAATCTTTGCCTCGAGCCCTATCTCTACCATCAGCCATCGAGCGATCGGTTTGTGCGAGCTTGCTCCTACGGGCGAAGATATCGCTACAGtcttgaagaagaagcacgTCACAGGACCCGAGGTCATCACATACAGCTTGGAAAAGGCCAATGCGGAGCTTGACATCTGCTACAAGTCAGAGTCCCCCCTCGGCATGGCTTGGTACAATCGCAAGATATGGGGCACGGGGCAGTTGGTGACAATGCTTGGCTCCGATATTTGGGAGCTGCCTGGCTATCAGAAGGTTACTCTGGAAGAGCTTGTCCTCGAAGAAAAGATCAAACCCTATCGGGACCTACCGGACTGGGTCCAGCAGTACTTGGCAGACAACATGTTCTGA
- a CDS encoding Cytochrome P450 encodes MSFSPEALASATMAQLSGGYRRRILVVVTAGGYTNAAPLLEIARILASRGYTIDFGTLDGRTAWTKDCPFVSRCHALGPAPPAAVEEAQYLRMSNWSSGGDDWANKFAARRFLESSWPAVYRSLSRLAADPDTRPDLVLADYWVDAARDVAAEHDIPLAMLWPQMPTAMLHAPYIPGTPGLQVDVLSSEHASLRQRFRSALSIYAAAPHYYRYLRWRRRMRLEAGVSRPLPTLRKPDYLCLVNSMFGLEVAKDLPPNVAAVGPVLSHETQEIGEPYAGFLEKRGRVLYISLGTHVLLPWASLKKLLTGALAALGAGLIDGIIWPMRAMARKQLDHKATFPVRLPQSQDVRYMSVSELLAGLHPSVLFVDFAPQRALLQDGRVAAFLSHGGPASANEALFAGVPVITLAVYFDQVQNEMRLRDAGVSVALCKDRFSSEDVEAAVGDIVRDKLADGPIAANVERMQGIARVASRRKYLAADLIEEILVDAEGRIREQLAGGPGSGQRGRGRKRERHMHLQPADVRMPYWKARNWDMYGLCAVVVLSVVGLAAGLAVALC; translated from the exons ATGTCTTTCAGCCCAGAAGCCCTCGCGTCAGCCACTATGGCCCAACTATCGGGCGGTTATCGTAGGCGCATCCTGGTTGTCGTGACGGCTGGCGGCTACACCAACGCAG CTCCCCTTCTCGAAATCGCCCGCATCCTCGCCTCCCGCGGGTACACCATCGACTTCGGCACCCTAGACGGCCGCACGGCGTGGACCAAAGACTGCCCCTTCGTCTCACGCTGCcacgccctcggccccgcgccgcccgccgccgtcgaggaggcccaGTACCTGCGGATGTCCAACTGgtcgagcggcggcgacgactgGGCCAACAAGttcgccgcccgccgcttCCTCGAGTCGTCCTGGCCCGCCGTCTACCGGAGCCTGTCccgtctcgccgccgacccggACACCCGGcccgacctcgtcctcgccgactACTGGGTCGACGCGGCCcgcgacgtcgccgcggaGCACGACATCCCGCTGGCCATGCTGTGGCCGCAGATGCCCACCGCCATGCTGCACGCCCCCTACATACCCGGCACCCCCGGCCTGCAGGTCGACGTCCTCTCCTCCGAGCACGCCTCGCTCCGCCAGCGCTTCCGCAGCGCCCTCTCCATctacgccgccgcgccgcacTACTACCGCTACCTGcgctggcggaggaggatgcgtctcgaggccggcgtctcGCGCCCGCTGCCCACCCTGCGGAAGCCCGACTACCTCTGCCTCGTCAACTCCAtgttcggcctcgaggtcgccaaGGACCTGCCGcccaacgtcgccgccgtcgggccGGTGCTCTCCCACGAGACGCAAGAGATCGGGGAGCCCTACGCCGGCTTCCTGGAGAAGCGCGGCAGGGTCCTCTACATCTCCCTCGGCACCCACGTGCTGCTGCCGTGGGCGAGCCTGAAGAAGCTGCTCACGGGGgccctcgcggccctcggAGCGGGCCTcatcgacggcatcatcTGGCCGATGCGGGCCATGGCGCGCAAGCAGCTGGACCACAAGGCGACCTTCCCCGTCCGGCTGCCGCAGTCCCAGGACGTCCGGTACATGTCCGTCTCCGAGCTGCTCGCGGGACTCCACCCGTCCGTCCTGTTCGTCGACTTCGCGCCACAGCGCGCCCTCCTCCAGGACGGGCGCGTCGCGGCGTTCCTGAGCCACGGCGGGCCCGCGTCCGCCAACGAGGCGCTCTTCGCCGGCGTGCCCGTCATAACCCTCGCCGTGTACTTTGACCAGGTGCAGAACGAGATGCGCCTgcgcgacgccggcgtctccGTCGCGCTGTGCAAGGACCGCTTCTCCTCCGAGGACGTggaggcggccgtcggcgacatcgtGCGCGATAAGTTGGCCGACGGCCCCATCGCGGCCAACGTCGAGAGGATGCAGGGAATCGCTCGGGTGGCGTCGCGGCGCAAGTACCTCGCCGCGGACTTGATCGAGGAAATTCTGgttgacgccgagggccggATCCGAGAGCAGCTGGCGGGGGGCCCGGGTTCCGGGCAAAGAGGccgggggaggaagagggaacgGCATATGCATCTTCAGCCGGCCGACGTACGGATGCCGTACTGGAAAGCGAGAAATTGGGACATGTATGGGCTGTgtgcggtggtggtgttgtctGTCGTGGGCCTCGCAGCTGGACTCGCCGTGGCGCTCTGCTGA
- a CDS encoding Parasitic phase-specific protein PSP-1 — MSTGLPPGVLPNVKIFGPGANCTLDICPVEMSVYGYRPDLAANITFLALYLISAAIHVYLGFRWKTWFFMICMVFGAANAVLGYAGRIVMYYNPFNFAAFMVQIICITSGPVYYSAAIYVTLAAAIKYFSPSLSRFQPNLFYWIFIPCDVVCLIFQAVGGALSTASAGSSQIGVDMALVGLSLQVVVMVAFCAFFADYLIRYFRAGSTERFGTRAKLFFGFMALAIVLILVRCSYRLVELRNGYRGELIRDEPIFIGLEGVMVISAVFCLMISHPGFVFKNNVKEDDSESTPQSFEMNECHSTFRSRI; from the exons ATGTCAACCGGTCTCCCCCCCGGCGTGCTCCCGAACGTCAAGATCTTCGGGCCGGGCGCCAACTGCACGCTCGACATATGCCCGGTCGAGATGAGCGTCTACGGCTACCGACCGGACCTGGCCGCGAACATCACGTTCCTCGCCCTGTACCTGATATCCGCCGCCATCCACGTCTACCTCGGGTTCCGGTGGAAGACGTGGTTCTTCATGATCTGCATGGTCTTCggggccgccaacgccgtgctGGGCTACGCGGGTCGGATCGTCATGTATTACAACCCGTTCAACTTCGCGGCCTTCATGGTCCAGATCA TCTGTATCACCAGTGGTCCTGTCTATTACTCCGCGGCCATTTATGTGACGCTTGCCGCAGC GATTAAATACTTCTCACCCTCCTTGTCCCGCTTCCAGCCGAACCTCTTCTACTGGATCTTCATTCCCTGCGACGTCGTCTGCCTCATCTTCCAGgcggtcggcggcgccctgtCCACCGCGTCGGCCGGCAGCAGCCAGATCGGCGTCGACATGGCTCTCGTCGGCCTCAGCCTgcaggtggtggtgatggtcgCTTTCTGCGCCTTCTTCGCGGACTACCTCATCCGGTACTTCCGGGCGGGCTCGACAGAGCGTTTCGGCACGAGGGCCAAGCTGTTCTTCGGGTTCATGGCGCTGgccatcgtcctcatcctgGTGCGCTGCTCGTACCGCCTGGTGGAGCTGCGCAACGGGTACAGGGGCGAGCTGATCCGCGACGAGCCCATCTTCATCGGGTTGGAGGGAGT CATGGTGATCTCCGCCGTCTTCTGTCTGATGATTTCCCACCCGGGATTCGTGTTTAAGAACAATGTGAAGGAGGACGACTCGGAATCGACCCCGCAGAGCTTCGAGATGAACGAATGCCATTCCACGTTCAGATCCAGGATTTGA